In Piliocolobus tephrosceles isolate RC106 chromosome 4, ASM277652v3, whole genome shotgun sequence, the following are encoded in one genomic region:
- the CXCL14 gene encoding C-X-C motif chemokine 14 produces MSLLPRRAPRVSMRLLAAALLLLLLALYTARVDGSKCKCSRKGPKIRYSDVKKLEMKPKYPHCEEKMVIITTKSVSRYRGQEHCLHPKLQSTKRFIKWYNAWNEKRRVYEE; encoded by the exons ATGTCCCTGCTCCCGCGCCGCGCCCCTCGGGTCAGCATGAGGCTCCTGGCGGCCgcgctgctcctgctgctgctggcgCTGTACACCGCGCGCGTGGACG GGTCCAAATGCAAGTGCTCCCGGAAGGGACCCAAGATCCGCTACAGCGACGTGAAGAAGCTGGAAATGAAGCCAAAGTACCCGCACTGCGAGGAGAAGATGGTTAT CATCACCACCAAGAGCGTGTCCAGGTACCGAGGTCAGGAGCACTGCCTGCACCCGAAGCTGCAGAGCACCAAACGCTTCATCAAGTGGTACAACGCCTGGAACGAGAAGCGCAG GGTCTACGAAGAATAG